In a genomic window of Gloeocapsopsis dulcis:
- a CDS encoding GNAT family N-acetyltransferase codes for MDSDYLIEPLSSHHDRAAFCCGVEALDRYLQKQASQDARKYIAAPYVLFDKNSNVVIGYYTLCGTNIIAEELPTEIAKKLPRYPMVPATLLGRLAVDKNYRGKRLGEDLLMDALYRSFLHAKNVASMAVVVDAKDNKARSFYEHYDFIRFPDQPNRLFLPMFTIVKMFE; via the coding sequence ATGGATTCTGATTATTTGATAGAGCCGCTTAGTTCGCATCACGATCGAGCGGCTTTTTGTTGCGGCGTTGAAGCATTAGATCGTTATTTGCAAAAGCAAGCCAGTCAAGACGCTCGCAAATACATTGCTGCTCCGTATGTTTTGTTTGACAAAAACTCTAATGTCGTTATTGGGTATTACACATTGTGTGGAACCAATATTATTGCAGAAGAGCTACCGACCGAAATAGCTAAGAAACTCCCACGATATCCGATGGTGCCAGCAACCTTACTTGGCAGATTAGCAGTTGATAAAAATTATCGAGGAAAGAGATTAGGCGAAGATCTGTTAATGGATGCTTTGTATCGCAGCTTTTTGCACGCAAAAAACGTTGCTTCAATGGCTGTAGTAGTAGACGCCAAGGATAATAAAGCCCGCTCCTTTTACGAGCATTATGACTTTATTCGGTTTCCGGATCAGCCAAATCGGCTATTTCTGCCAATGTTTACGATAGTGAAGATGTTTGAATAG